Proteins co-encoded in one Thermochromatium tepidum ATCC 43061 genomic window:
- the ligA gene encoding NAD-dependent DNA ligase LigA: MTSSDIARRIEALRAEIRHHNHRYYVLDDPEIPDAEYDRLFAELQRLEAEHPELITPDSPTQRVGAEVRPDLSEVRHSVPMISLDNAMNDAQLVEFHRRITAALPELDPVPYTAEPKFDGLAISLRYESGVLVLAATRGDGTRGEDVTHNARVIPSVPLRLLGGDWPEVLEVRGEVYMPRAGFDRLNADLEARGERPFANPRNAAAGSLRQLDPRIAAQRPLRFCAYGWGEISGETGTSQFEMLQRLAGWGLPISPELRRVAGLDGCRAYFEALAQRRAVLDYDIDGVVFKLDHLPAQAALGATAHHPRWAIARKFPAQEALTEVEAVEFQVGRTGAVTPVARLRPVRIGGVTVSKATLHNLDEVRRKDVRIGDTVSIRRAGDVIPEIVRVLVERRPDGARPVELPTRCPVCGSDVIQPEGEAVARCSGGLWCPAQRKEAIRHFASRRALDIEGLGEKLIEQLVDLDWVREPADLYGLTADRLASLDRMGERSAANLIAALERSKETTLARFVFALGIRGVGETTAQQLAEHFGRIEALMAARVEELVTIKGIGPVVAAHIVGFMAQPHNRAAIAHLLAAGIHWPEVERSASAPAEPSALPLSDKTFVITGTLSRPRHAVAAQLRALGAKVTESLSKKTDYLLAGTAPGSKLAQAERLGVRVIDEAGLDTLIARHQLPLEGEAISRDTTGGMR; this comes from the coding sequence GTGACCTCCTCGGATATCGCCCGGCGCATCGAGGCGCTGCGCGCCGAGATCCGCCATCACAATCATCGCTATTATGTACTCGACGACCCGGAGATCCCGGACGCCGAGTACGATCGGCTGTTTGCCGAGCTCCAGCGCTTGGAGGCCGAACACCCCGAGCTGATCACCCCCGACTCGCCCACCCAGCGGGTCGGCGCCGAGGTGCGTCCAGATCTCAGCGAGGTTCGGCATTCCGTCCCCATGATCTCGCTCGACAATGCGATGAACGACGCGCAGCTGGTCGAGTTCCATCGTCGTATCACCGCCGCCCTGCCTGAGCTCGATCCTGTGCCCTATACCGCCGAGCCCAAGTTCGACGGCCTGGCGATCAGCCTGCGTTATGAGTCCGGCGTCCTGGTGTTGGCCGCCACCCGTGGCGATGGCACGCGCGGCGAGGACGTGACCCACAATGCGCGCGTTATCCCGAGCGTGCCGCTGCGGCTTTTGGGGGGGGACTGGCCCGAGGTGTTGGAGGTGCGCGGCGAGGTCTATATGCCGCGCGCCGGATTCGATCGGCTCAACGCCGACCTGGAGGCGCGCGGCGAGCGTCCCTTCGCCAATCCGCGCAACGCCGCCGCCGGCAGCCTGCGTCAGCTCGATCCGCGCATCGCCGCCCAGCGCCCGTTGCGCTTTTGCGCCTATGGCTGGGGCGAGATTTCGGGCGAGACGGGCACGAGTCAGTTCGAGATGCTCCAGCGTCTGGCGGGTTGGGGGTTACCGATCTCGCCCGAGCTGCGGCGGGTGGCGGGACTCGACGGCTGTCGCGCCTATTTCGAGGCATTGGCGCAGCGACGCGCGGTGCTCGACTACGACATCGACGGGGTGGTGTTCAAACTCGACCACCTGCCGGCACAGGCAGCGCTCGGGGCCACGGCACACCATCCGCGCTGGGCCATCGCGCGCAAGTTTCCGGCCCAGGAGGCCCTGACCGAGGTCGAGGCGGTCGAGTTCCAGGTCGGGCGCACCGGGGCGGTGACCCCGGTAGCGCGACTGCGTCCGGTAAGGATCGGCGGCGTGACCGTCTCCAAGGCCACGCTGCACAATCTCGACGAGGTTCGGCGCAAGGACGTGCGCATCGGGGATACCGTCTCCATCCGCCGCGCGGGCGATGTGATCCCTGAGATCGTCCGTGTGCTGGTCGAGCGGCGTCCGGACGGGGCGCGTCCAGTCGAACTACCGACCCGGTGTCCGGTCTGCGGGTCGGACGTGATCCAGCCCGAGGGCGAGGCGGTCGCACGCTGTAGCGGTGGGCTTTGGTGTCCGGCCCAGCGCAAGGAGGCAATCCGGCATTTTGCCTCGCGCCGGGCACTGGATATCGAAGGGCTGGGCGAGAAGCTCATCGAGCAACTGGTCGATCTGGACTGGGTGCGCGAGCCGGCGGATCTCTATGGTCTGACTGCCGACCGCTTGGCCTCGTTGGACCGCATGGGCGAGAGGTCGGCAGCCAATCTGATCGCGGCGCTGGAGCGCAGCAAAGAGACGACGCTGGCGCGCTTCGTCTTTGCGCTCGGGATCCGCGGGGTCGGTGAGACCACGGCGCAACAACTGGCAGAGCATTTCGGCAGGATCGAGGCGCTGATGGCGGCGCGCGTCGAGGAGCTGGTCACGATCAAGGGCATCGGCCCGGTGGTGGCGGCCCACATCGTCGGTTTTATGGCCCAGCCGCACAATCGCGCGGCGATCGCCCATCTGCTTGCCGCTGGGATCCACTGGCCCGAGGTCGAGCGCTCGGCTTCAGCCCCCGCCGAACCGAGCGCCTTACCCCTGAGCGACAAGACCTTCGTCATCACCGGTACGCTCAGCCGCCCGCGTCACGCGGTGGCGGCCCAGTTGCGCGCCCTGGGCGCCAAGGTGACAGAGAGCCTCTCCAAGAAGACCGATTATCTCCTGGCAGGTACGGCGCCCGGGTCGAAGCTCGCCCAGGCCGAGAGGCTGGGGGTGAGGGTGATCGATGAGGCCGGGCTGGACACCTTGATCGCGCGGCACCAGCTCCCACTTGAGGGGGAAGCCATTTCCAGAGACACCACAGGGGGTATGCGATGA
- a CDS encoding segregation and condensation protein A, with product MTELSKEQHLLIAMRKTLTAIIKDVTPPPGMRHPFSEATIQQVRQCLGLIAAREQELALEQGRGGERPYYSDERPDVQLVAFDTIKRRPN from the coding sequence ATGACTGAGCTCTCGAAGGAACAACATCTCCTGATCGCCATGCGCAAGACCTTGACGGCGATCATCAAAGATGTCACGCCCCCGCCGGGGATGCGGCATCCGTTCTCGGAGGCGACCATCCAGCAGGTGCGTCAGTGTCTGGGGCTGATCGCCGCACGCGAGCAGGAGTTGGCACTGGAGCAGGGGCGCGGCGGCGAGCGGCCTTACTACAGCGACGAACGCCCAGATGTGCAGCTCGTGGCCTTCGACACGATCAAGCGTCGGCCCAATTGA